One Fuerstiella marisgermanici DNA window includes the following coding sequences:
- a CDS encoding sigma-70 family RNA polymerase sigma factor: MSQHGIPNEITDRLRTGDTAALGELFVLCQERLRQMIHFRLDRRLVRRVDVDDVLQDAFIDAETRLQHFAKTDAEASPYVWLRLVALQTLHDVHRRHLGTQARDAAREQSVNVSGSTDQSTRYSMAQLLVGQLTSPSQAIQRAEAIEQIQTALEQMNPIDQEILALRNFEELTNTEVSEVLGIETGTASLRYIRALKRLQQVMSQHPDSGRTW, encoded by the coding sequence ATGAGCCAGCACGGAATTCCCAACGAAATCACTGACCGCCTTCGCACTGGTGACACCGCGGCGTTGGGCGAGTTGTTTGTTCTGTGCCAGGAACGGCTGCGGCAGATGATTCATTTCCGCCTGGATCGGCGCCTTGTACGCCGGGTTGATGTGGACGACGTTTTGCAGGATGCGTTTATCGATGCGGAAACGCGGTTGCAGCACTTCGCGAAGACTGATGCTGAGGCGTCGCCGTACGTCTGGTTGCGCTTGGTGGCTCTGCAGACGTTGCATGATGTGCATCGTCGGCACTTGGGAACGCAGGCTCGTGACGCGGCGCGCGAACAAAGCGTAAACGTTTCGGGCAGCACCGATCAATCCACGCGATATTCGATGGCTCAACTTCTGGTCGGACAACTGACGTCGCCCAGCCAGGCGATTCAGCGAGCCGAAGCTATTGAACAAATTCAGACCGCTCTTGAGCAGATGAATCCCATCGACCAGGAAATCCTGGCTCTCCGGAATTTTGAAGAACTCACGAACACGGAAGTGTCCGAAGTCTTGGGAATCGAAACGGGCACGGCCAGCTTACGCTATATCCGAGCATTAAAACGGCTGCAGCAGGTGATGTCGCAGCATCCTGATTCGGGAAGAACCTGGTGA
- a CDS encoding ISL3 family transposase, with protein MQGTDFYEQILGLTGPWFVADVQLDMEAQQVDVFVEHGEGETFCCPDCDRQLPCYDHTKSRKWRHLDTMQFATILHARTPRVKCPDHGVKQIRLPWAEKNSRFSLFFERFAIDVLLATQTVKGACSILGISWDESWHILQKAVARGKDRKQSKNLPRIGIDEKAFRKRHNYVTLIYDLDKSTVEAISDGHDTAAADACFDQLSDSEKQSVEAVAMDMSAAYVKSTKGNIALAEQKIVHDRFHIMKLATEAVDKVRRSEQKKLRAEGDDRLTGTRYLWLSGQENLSEKQQERFDAAWKAELLTGKAWAYKEMLRDLWVHDTPAEATTFFNDWYKRVIHTKLEPMKKVARTIKERLANVVSYCTHGITNAVAEGMNSKIMAIKRRVGGYRNRDNFKTAILFYCGGLDLYPQ; from the coding sequence ATGCAGGGAACAGACTTTTACGAACAGATTTTGGGACTGACGGGGCCGTGGTTTGTGGCGGACGTTCAGCTGGATATGGAAGCTCAACAGGTCGACGTTTTCGTCGAACATGGCGAGGGCGAAACTTTTTGCTGTCCGGATTGCGACAGGCAGCTGCCGTGCTATGACCACACGAAGTCTCGCAAATGGCGGCATCTGGACACGATGCAATTTGCGACCATCCTTCATGCCCGCACGCCTCGCGTGAAGTGCCCGGATCATGGCGTCAAACAGATCAGGCTTCCCTGGGCGGAAAAGAACAGCCGCTTCTCATTGTTCTTTGAACGCTTCGCCATCGACGTTCTTCTGGCCACACAAACCGTGAAAGGGGCGTGCAGCATTCTGGGGATCTCATGGGATGAATCGTGGCACATTCTGCAGAAGGCGGTGGCTCGCGGGAAGGATCGCAAACAATCGAAGAACCTCCCTCGAATCGGCATCGACGAGAAAGCCTTTCGAAAACGACACAACTACGTCACGCTGATCTATGACTTGGACAAGAGCACTGTCGAAGCGATTTCCGATGGTCATGACACGGCAGCCGCTGATGCCTGTTTCGATCAGCTTTCCGACAGTGAAAAGCAGTCTGTGGAGGCGGTTGCGATGGACATGAGTGCCGCATACGTCAAGAGCACCAAAGGCAACATTGCATTGGCCGAACAGAAGATTGTGCACGACCGCTTTCACATCATGAAGCTGGCAACCGAAGCCGTCGACAAGGTCCGTCGGTCGGAGCAGAAGAAGCTTCGCGCCGAAGGCGATGATCGATTGACGGGAACTCGGTATCTGTGGCTTTCAGGCCAGGAGAATCTCAGCGAAAAACAGCAGGAACGCTTTGATGCCGCATGGAAGGCAGAGTTACTCACGGGCAAAGCGTGGGCCTACAAGGAGATGCTGCGAGACCTCTGGGTTCATGACACTCCGGCAGAGGCCACGACGTTCTTCAATGACTGGTACAAGCGAGTCATCCACACAAAGCTGGAGCCAATGAAGAAAGTCGCTCGCACGATCAAAGAACGCTTAGCCAATGTGGTGAGCTACTGCACTCACGGAATCACAAACGCCGTCGCCGAAGGAATGAACAGCAAAATCATGGCCATCAAACGAAGAGTCGGCGGATACCGAAACCGCGACAACTTCAAAACCGCCATCCTCTTCTACTGCGGAGGACTCGACCTCTACCCACAATAA
- a CDS encoding HAD-IIA family hydrolase, producing the protein MHGYLIDMDGVIYRGGELIPGADQFIRQLLALGIPFRFLTNNSQRTRRDVTTKLQRLGIEVDEKHIFTCAMATARYLAHQKPNGTAYVIGEGGLHMALHRNGYSIVEKDPDYVVVGEGRTLTFEMMEMALQMILNGAMLVATNPDPNCPTQNGTRPGCGAIVAMLESAAGIKAFSVGKPSPIMMRAARKEMGLATDETIVVGDTMETDILGGVQSGFRSILVLSGGTQQSDIGKFAFRPDRVVDSIADLNAAASMEELFGRNDAERATFRAIAIGQKTVAQAS; encoded by the coding sequence ATGCACGGTTATTTGATTGACATGGATGGAGTGATATATCGAGGTGGCGAGTTGATTCCCGGCGCGGATCAGTTCATACGACAATTGCTTGCACTGGGAATTCCGTTTCGTTTTCTGACCAATAACAGTCAGCGAACACGGCGCGACGTCACGACCAAACTGCAGCGATTAGGAATCGAAGTTGATGAAAAACACATCTTCACGTGTGCCATGGCGACCGCACGCTACCTGGCTCATCAAAAGCCAAATGGCACAGCGTACGTCATTGGTGAAGGTGGCCTGCACATGGCGCTGCATCGCAACGGCTATTCCATCGTCGAAAAAGATCCGGACTACGTCGTGGTCGGCGAAGGCCGCACTCTGACGTTCGAAATGATGGAAATGGCGCTGCAAATGATTCTTAACGGAGCCATGCTGGTCGCTACCAATCCAGACCCCAACTGTCCGACTCAAAACGGAACTCGTCCAGGTTGCGGAGCGATCGTCGCAATGCTGGAATCTGCCGCCGGCATTAAAGCTTTCAGCGTAGGCAAGCCCAGCCCAATCATGATGCGAGCGGCTCGTAAAGAAATGGGACTCGCGACTGATGAAACAATCGTCGTGGGCGACACGATGGAAACGGACATCCTTGGCGGTGTGCAGTCGGGCTTCCGTTCGATTCTTGTTCTCAGCGGAGGAACACAACAGTCTGACATCGGCAAGTTTGCTTTCCGGCCGGACCGCGTGGTGGACAGTATTGCCGACCTGAACGCAGCCGCATCGATGGAGGAACTCTTCGGCCGAAACGATGCTGAACGAGCCACGTTTCGTGCGATCGCCATCGGACAGAAGACCGTCGCTCAGGCATCCTGA
- a CDS encoding IS66 family transposase codes for MDTDVSQIIAVEVKQLVLSLQREVAELRDENRRLRDRIEELEGKNPTERLDEAFSVTAEERRRAETGRRKGRKKQSSARRGRRTTEQKADNAERRELILPEGYNVAECRFVRERFVWRVINGQAVQVVYEIYHGPNGEKSEIPGVWPRSEFGIEVHIALARIVTITGLSIDKTCALIEFFWNLPLGKSQADALLNQLARRWEQEFESLCDLMAFSAIVHADETSWSINSVWAFLSEKARVLIFGCRKDGDTLAQILSKELFGGVLVSDDAAVYRGFSHAQKCWAHLLRKAIRLTLLKPDNEEYQRLLDGLLEIFYAAKRHAADGRLGDAGRAAKVDELDNTLAALLVRYCAEDSDVRAADFGKDFDNLVSELIRLMTEEELFCFVTSPAAPATNNEAERSLRGAAMDRRTGRTSKTSKGARRRSILTSVLESLNLHLKTPTLSSVVAEVMTWQQDGFSLFDRLKLEVGLTSAPPGQSRLSKLVPAN; via the coding sequence ATGGACACGGATGTCAGTCAGATCATCGCTGTGGAAGTGAAGCAGCTTGTGCTTAGCCTGCAGCGTGAGGTTGCGGAGCTGCGGGACGAGAACCGGCGGCTGCGTGATCGGATTGAAGAGCTCGAAGGTAAGAACCCCACAGAGCGACTCGACGAGGCGTTTTCGGTGACGGCGGAAGAGAGACGCCGCGCTGAAACGGGCCGCCGAAAAGGTCGCAAAAAACAATCCTCGGCGCGTCGCGGTCGTCGCACAACCGAGCAGAAAGCGGACAACGCCGAACGACGCGAACTCATTCTGCCGGAAGGTTACAACGTCGCAGAGTGCCGTTTCGTTCGGGAACGTTTCGTCTGGAGAGTGATCAACGGCCAAGCCGTGCAGGTCGTCTATGAAATCTATCACGGCCCCAACGGCGAGAAATCCGAAATTCCGGGCGTGTGGCCGCGGTCCGAATTCGGCATTGAAGTTCATATCGCGCTGGCTCGCATTGTGACCATCACGGGACTGTCGATCGACAAGACGTGTGCATTGATTGAATTCTTCTGGAATCTGCCGCTCGGCAAATCCCAGGCGGACGCTCTGTTGAATCAACTGGCACGGCGTTGGGAACAGGAATTCGAATCTCTGTGTGACCTGATGGCGTTCAGTGCGATTGTGCATGCAGACGAAACCAGTTGGAGTATCAACAGCGTGTGGGCTTTTTTGTCGGAGAAGGCGCGCGTGCTGATCTTCGGATGCCGCAAAGACGGCGACACACTGGCTCAGATCCTGTCGAAAGAATTGTTTGGAGGCGTGCTTGTTTCGGACGATGCGGCCGTGTACCGAGGTTTCAGTCACGCACAGAAATGCTGGGCTCACCTGCTGCGGAAGGCCATCCGTCTGACGCTGCTGAAGCCGGACAACGAAGAGTACCAGCGACTGCTCGACGGCCTGCTGGAAATTTTCTACGCGGCCAAACGCCACGCCGCCGATGGTCGTCTTGGCGATGCCGGTCGTGCGGCGAAGGTCGATGAACTTGATAACACGCTGGCGGCTCTGCTGGTGCGTTACTGCGCCGAGGATTCCGATGTTCGGGCGGCCGACTTCGGCAAGGATTTTGACAACCTGGTCTCAGAACTGATTCGGCTGATGACGGAAGAGGAGTTGTTTTGTTTTGTGACAAGCCCGGCCGCGCCAGCAACGAACAACGAAGCGGAACGCAGTCTTCGCGGCGCGGCCATGGACCGTCGCACAGGTCGAACGAGCAAAACATCGAAGGGAGCCCGTCGCCGCAGCATTCTTACAAGCGTCCTGGAATCGCTGAATCTCCATCTGAAAACACCAACGCTCAGTTCCGTGGTGGCCGAGGTCATGACGTGGCAGCAGGATGGATTCAGTCTGTTTGATCGACTGAAACTTGAAGTCGGCCTGACCTCCGCGCCGCCCGGTCAGTCGCGACTGTCCAAACTCGTCCCCGCCAACTGA
- the arsA gene encoding arsenical pump-driving ATPase has product MQFLDVPTRNLFFTGKGGVGKTSMACATAVKLADRGLRVLLVSTDPASNLDEVLGTQLENSPTAIESVPGLFAMNIDPEEAAREYRERMVGPYRGVLPDTAVASMEEQFSGSCTLEIAAFDEFAKLLGDKDATSPFDHVIFDTAPTGHTLRLLTLPSAWSGFMETNTSGTSCLGPLAGLQAQQAIYKQTVDALGDAAVTTLILVTRPEPSAFREAARTSAELQTLGVSNQHLIVNGVFTSQTPSDAVAVAMQERADSAVAAMPDAINALPRTTIPLAGAGLMGIESLRQVGELQVEKIEPQFDVVEADSIPGELGSLVDELAEVGHGAILAMGKGGVGKTTVAASVAVALAERGFDVHLSTTDPAAHIAATITADAISGLTVGRIDPAKETAEYTAEVMQTAGQGLDAEGKALLEEDLRSPCTEEIAVFRAFARAVAEGSNSFVVLDTAPTGHTVLLLDSALAYHREVSRQTNEIPESVENLLPRLRDPNFTRVLIVTLPEATPVHEAAKLQDDLRRAQIEPFAWVINQSLAPLTVCDPGLKSRQQHEMQFIREVTEQHAVRTAIIPWQAEPPTGREGLSRLAATAANMVAE; this is encoded by the coding sequence ATGCAGTTTTTAGATGTTCCGACGCGAAACCTGTTCTTCACGGGTAAAGGCGGCGTCGGAAAAACGTCAATGGCCTGTGCGACGGCCGTCAAACTAGCTGATCGTGGCTTGCGAGTGCTTTTGGTGTCGACTGATCCCGCGTCGAATCTCGACGAAGTGCTGGGGACTCAACTGGAAAACAGTCCGACAGCGATTGAATCCGTGCCGGGTTTGTTTGCCATGAACATCGACCCCGAAGAAGCCGCACGCGAGTATCGTGAGCGCATGGTTGGTCCCTATCGAGGCGTCCTGCCCGACACGGCTGTCGCCAGCATGGAGGAACAGTTTTCCGGTTCGTGTACTTTGGAAATCGCGGCCTTCGATGAGTTCGCGAAATTGCTCGGCGACAAAGACGCAACAAGTCCGTTCGACCATGTGATCTTTGATACGGCACCCACCGGTCATACGCTGCGACTGTTGACGCTGCCGTCGGCCTGGTCCGGGTTTATGGAAACGAACACGTCGGGAACGTCGTGCCTTGGTCCTCTCGCGGGCCTGCAGGCACAGCAGGCGATCTACAAACAGACCGTGGATGCGCTTGGCGATGCAGCCGTGACGACGTTGATCCTGGTGACTCGCCCGGAGCCCTCCGCATTCCGCGAAGCGGCGAGAACAAGTGCAGAGTTGCAGACACTGGGTGTCAGCAATCAGCATTTAATCGTGAATGGAGTCTTCACAAGCCAAACGCCCTCGGACGCAGTCGCGGTCGCAATGCAGGAACGAGCGGACAGTGCCGTTGCTGCGATGCCGGACGCGATCAACGCATTGCCACGAACGACGATTCCTCTGGCCGGGGCCGGGTTGATGGGAATCGAATCTCTGCGGCAAGTGGGGGAACTACAGGTCGAAAAGATTGAACCTCAATTCGACGTGGTTGAGGCAGATTCTATTCCCGGCGAACTTGGTTCGCTGGTCGACGAACTTGCTGAGGTCGGGCACGGCGCGATCCTTGCGATGGGGAAAGGCGGTGTTGGCAAGACGACCGTCGCAGCGTCAGTTGCGGTTGCATTGGCTGAACGCGGCTTTGACGTGCATCTGTCAACAACCGATCCAGCGGCCCATATCGCTGCAACGATCACAGCAGACGCGATATCCGGGCTGACAGTCGGCCGAATCGATCCAGCAAAAGAAACGGCGGAGTATACCGCTGAGGTCATGCAGACCGCCGGACAAGGGCTGGATGCCGAAGGCAAGGCATTGCTGGAAGAAGACTTACGTTCGCCGTGTACCGAAGAAATTGCCGTGTTTCGAGCGTTCGCAAGAGCGGTCGCGGAAGGTTCCAACAGCTTTGTGGTATTGGACACCGCTCCGACGGGCCACACTGTTCTGCTGCTCGATTCGGCGTTGGCGTATCACCGTGAGGTGTCACGTCAGACAAACGAAATTCCCGAGTCCGTGGAAAACCTGTTGCCACGGCTGCGTGATCCAAACTTCACGCGGGTGCTGATCGTCACGCTTCCCGAAGCGACTCCAGTGCACGAAGCCGCTAAGTTGCAGGACGACTTACGGCGAGCTCAAATCGAACCATTCGCGTGGGTTATCAATCAAAGCCTGGCTCCTTTGACGGTGTGCGATCCAGGATTGAAATCTCGACAACAGCACGAAATGCAGTTCATCCGCGAAGTGACCGAACAGCATGCGGTTCGCACTGCGATCATCCCATGGCAGGCAGAACCGCCGACAGGCCGCGAAGGTCTCAGTCGGCTGGCTGCCACGGCTGCCAACATGGTTGCCGAATAG
- a CDS encoding SDR family oxidoreductase — translation MNEKRTAIVTGGSGGIGSEICRRLAADGFNVAVHYGSDASAAASVCADIEAAGGTAMTARANVSDEAEVATLFAAVTKRFGGVDVVVANAGASGFGPIAATEISEFERLIAVNFRGAFLTLREAARQVRNGGRIIFTSFQLAERPRVGTGVYSATKAAIDAMLVSMSKEVGDAGITINSVRPGATAPGMFDDSDEERADQFRKLSAFNRLGTPTDIAGVVAFLASDDAKWITGQHIRADGGMSN, via the coding sequence ATGAACGAAAAAAGGACGGCGATCGTCACGGGTGGTTCCGGCGGTATTGGCAGCGAAATATGCCGACGACTTGCCGCAGACGGATTCAACGTGGCCGTTCATTACGGATCTGACGCGAGCGCTGCAGCGAGTGTCTGCGCCGACATCGAAGCAGCAGGCGGGACGGCCATGACGGCTCGTGCGAACGTCAGTGACGAAGCTGAAGTCGCTACCTTATTCGCTGCGGTCACCAAGCGGTTCGGCGGAGTCGATGTCGTCGTCGCGAATGCGGGCGCGTCCGGGTTTGGCCCAATTGCTGCGACTGAAATCTCGGAGTTCGAACGATTGATCGCGGTAAATTTCCGCGGAGCATTCTTAACACTGCGCGAAGCGGCACGACAGGTTCGCAACGGCGGCCGCATTATCTTCACGTCTTTTCAGCTCGCCGAACGTCCACGAGTTGGCACCGGGGTCTACTCAGCCACCAAAGCCGCCATCGACGCAATGCTGGTCTCCATGTCTAAAGAAGTTGGCGATGCCGGGATCACCATCAACAGCGTTCGCCCCGGAGCGACCGCGCCTGGAATGTTCGATGACAGCGATGAAGAACGAGCGGACCAGTTTCGGAAACTTTCCGCCTTCAACCGACTCGGTACACCAACCGACATCGCAGGCGTAGTCGCGTTTCTCGCCAGCGACGATGCAAAGTGGATCACCGGCCAGCATATTCGTGCCGACGGCGGGATGTCCAACTGA
- a CDS encoding serine/threonine-protein kinase, whose product MLMRIDNEAAARDSLTSFKNSEQLEEALDTVKADLRAGKERPLQHYEVMFPKIAELIREVMPSFVALEQVRAKQRDDASSMQTPRQIGNYEIHSELGRGGMAVVYEAKDSKLGRRVALKVLPFASGLKAISVLRFQNEAQVLAQLDHPHIVPVYDVGEHDGSRFLAMKLIDGAPLDDVVTIESHRTAASSDDELIDVDTPTVIEGFDVPTSDESVQHRHDVPMSIQHLLPVDPTERLQFIASICVDAARALHAAHECGVVHRNVEPSNLMLDEDGHIWVTDFGLALTRDNESMTRTGDLLGTVRYMSPEQARGNRNLVDARSDVYSLGITLYELTTGRAAFEGEPCEILYRIESQDLVLPRKLNPEFPRDLQHIILKATSKTPDQRYETAEQMAQDLERFLAGETTTARAPKLSERAARWMGRRRRTVAAIAGFAAMTFAGSLITTALVYNEMTKTEAARELAEANFEETQSVVDRFGLQLDNELSLIEGTDHLRRRVLNDVIQHYRSFINRSQESGGFTEHLAVTLNKVASLTERAGTPEEALAAHVDAWRAFDQIVASDPNNSEWAVQLALCDNNIGLLYAKSGNFPAAEERYTAAQTSLRKLVEADSTDSTSRRALGQTLNNVGLMYVERNESEKALKSLSEAQAILFAITDSDPGDELAQRYLAATFENLGAAHRTISPQRARAAHADAIRLQQQLADAHPDRVDFRQELAICYDSFGVLLANMKEQSDAAKAFATAADIQQQLLTTSPGSPIVLRQLAWSSNRLGQSLARLGHVSAAIHALGNSLKSQQPVCDITANNPQDVWTLGGIWNNYGFASEGNGDLIAAENAYRLAVEKLQAAFDESTSSESQRATLNRAGANLARVLKRQGKASEASAVLNDLQRGTNNDDA is encoded by the coding sequence ATGCTGATGAGAATCGACAACGAAGCCGCCGCCCGCGATTCGCTGACTTCCTTTAAGAACAGCGAGCAGCTGGAGGAAGCACTGGATACAGTGAAGGCTGATCTTCGTGCCGGCAAAGAACGGCCGCTTCAGCACTATGAAGTCATGTTTCCGAAAATTGCGGAGCTTATTCGTGAAGTGATGCCGTCCTTCGTAGCACTCGAACAAGTCCGAGCTAAGCAACGCGATGACGCCAGTTCCATGCAGACTCCACGACAAATTGGCAACTATGAAATCCACAGTGAACTCGGCCGTGGCGGAATGGCAGTGGTCTATGAAGCCAAAGATTCGAAGCTCGGCCGACGCGTCGCGCTCAAAGTTCTGCCATTCGCGTCCGGGTTGAAGGCGATCAGCGTTCTGCGATTCCAGAACGAAGCTCAGGTACTGGCCCAGCTCGATCATCCGCACATCGTTCCCGTCTACGATGTTGGCGAACATGATGGTTCCCGATTTCTGGCAATGAAGCTGATCGATGGCGCTCCGCTGGATGATGTTGTCACCATTGAAAGCCACCGTACTGCCGCTTCAAGCGACGATGAACTCATCGACGTTGATACTCCCACCGTCATTGAAGGCTTCGATGTACCGACGAGCGATGAATCGGTGCAACATCGGCACGACGTTCCGATGTCGATTCAACATCTTCTGCCGGTTGACCCCACCGAACGTCTGCAGTTCATCGCGTCGATTTGCGTCGATGCGGCCCGAGCACTCCATGCTGCGCACGAATGCGGCGTCGTGCATCGCAACGTCGAGCCATCGAATCTGATGCTGGATGAAGATGGCCACATTTGGGTCACAGACTTTGGGCTGGCGTTGACTCGCGACAACGAATCGATGACTCGCACAGGCGACCTGCTGGGAACGGTGCGATACATGAGTCCCGAGCAGGCTCGCGGCAACCGGAATCTCGTCGATGCGCGGTCTGACGTCTATTCGCTGGGGATCACGCTTTATGAACTGACAACGGGGCGAGCGGCATTTGAAGGGGAACCCTGTGAGATCCTGTATCGCATCGAGTCTCAGGACCTTGTCCTGCCGCGAAAACTGAACCCTGAGTTTCCACGCGATCTGCAACACATCATCCTGAAGGCAACCTCGAAAACGCCGGACCAACGCTACGAAACTGCAGAGCAGATGGCTCAGGACCTGGAACGGTTCCTCGCCGGAGAAACAACAACCGCGCGGGCACCGAAGCTTTCAGAACGAGCCGCGCGGTGGATGGGCCGTCGCCGTCGCACGGTCGCTGCCATCGCTGGTTTCGCCGCGATGACGTTTGCGGGCTCGCTGATTACGACAGCTTTGGTCTACAACGAAATGACCAAAACCGAAGCCGCGCGTGAACTGGCGGAGGCAAATTTTGAGGAAACTCAAAGTGTGGTCGATCGCTTCGGCCTGCAGTTGGACAACGAATTATCGCTGATCGAAGGCACCGATCATCTGCGCCGACGAGTTCTTAACGACGTCATTCAGCATTACCGGAGCTTCATCAACCGCTCACAGGAAAGCGGCGGATTCACGGAGCATCTGGCCGTGACACTGAACAAGGTGGCATCGCTGACCGAACGGGCAGGCACGCCCGAGGAAGCTTTGGCGGCTCATGTTGATGCGTGGCGAGCGTTCGACCAGATTGTGGCAAGCGATCCGAACAACTCAGAATGGGCCGTGCAGCTCGCACTGTGCGATAACAACATCGGATTGCTGTACGCCAAAAGCGGAAACTTCCCGGCCGCTGAGGAACGCTATACGGCTGCTCAGACTTCACTACGAAAGCTTGTTGAGGCTGACAGCACGGATTCAACTTCCCGGCGAGCACTCGGCCAAACGCTGAACAATGTCGGACTCATGTATGTCGAGCGAAATGAATCCGAGAAAGCGCTGAAGAGTTTGTCGGAAGCGCAGGCGATTCTGTTTGCGATCACGGACAGCGATCCCGGTGATGAGTTGGCTCAACGCTATCTCGCGGCCACCTTCGAAAACCTCGGCGCTGCCCATCGAACCATTTCGCCGCAGCGAGCCCGAGCAGCACACGCAGACGCCATTCGGTTGCAGCAGCAATTGGCAGACGCTCATCCAGACCGCGTGGATTTTCGACAGGAACTTGCCATCTGCTATGACAGTTTTGGCGTCCTGCTGGCAAACATGAAGGAACAGTCAGATGCTGCCAAAGCCTTCGCAACCGCAGCGGACATTCAGCAACAGCTGTTAACGACGTCGCCCGGTTCTCCGATCGTGCTGCGGCAGTTGGCGTGGAGCAGCAATCGCCTGGGACAATCGCTGGCTCGACTTGGCCACGTGTCGGCCGCCATCCATGCCCTTGGCAATTCATTGAAGTCGCAGCAACCGGTTTGTGACATCACTGCTAATAATCCACAGGATGTCTGGACGCTTGGCGGGATCTGGAACAACTACGGTTTTGCATCCGAAGGAAATGGCGATCTCATCGCCGCCGAAAACGCGTATCGCCTCGCCGTCGAAAAACTACAGGCCGCGTTCGACGAAAGCACTTCGTCAGAAAGTCAACGTGCCACACTCAACCGAGCAGGTGCGAACCTTGCTCGGGTTCTAAAACGCCAGGGCAAAGCCTCGGAAGCTAGCGCCGTACTCAACGATCTGCAAAGGGGGACCAACAATGATGATGCTTGA
- a CDS encoding arsenate reductase ArsC produces the protein MTRKNVLFLCTGNSCRSQMAEGWARHFHGDAVEAYSAGIEAHGMNPNAMQVMKEAGVDISGQSSKLASSLSDVELDVVVTVCGHADENCPTFLTKAKVVHVGFDDPPKLAKEAADEEAALDCYRRVRDEIRDFVRDELPGLVE, from the coding sequence ATGACCCGGAAAAATGTTTTGTTTCTCTGCACGGGCAACTCGTGTCGAAGCCAAATGGCTGAAGGCTGGGCGCGCCACTTTCATGGCGACGCTGTCGAAGCTTACTCTGCCGGCATCGAAGCTCATGGAATGAATCCCAATGCGATGCAGGTGATGAAGGAAGCCGGAGTGGATATCTCCGGCCAATCCTCGAAGCTTGCGAGTTCATTATCCGATGTTGAACTGGACGTGGTTGTCACCGTCTGCGGTCACGCCGACGAGAACTGCCCGACGTTTCTCACGAAGGCCAAAGTCGTTCACGTGGGGTTTGACGATCCACCGAAACTTGCCAAAGAAGCAGCGGACGAAGAAGCCGCCCTGGACTGCTACCGCCGCGTTCGCGACGAAATTCGTGACTTCGTGCGGGATGAGTTGCCAGGTCTTGTCGAGTAG
- a CDS encoding ATP-binding protein translates to MMMLDYFLNLKLPTDPTRIVSVQTRVDDMMIEHRYGNRDRFAVRLSLEEALINAMKHGNSFDAQKTVRLQCVVTPVRLVVEVEDEGLGFNPSEVPDPTTPKGVGRFHGRGLYLMRNYMTRVLHSNGGRLVVMEKVRSSKKV, encoded by the coding sequence ATGATGATGCTTGATTATTTTCTGAACCTGAAGTTGCCAACGGATCCCACGCGGATTGTGTCCGTTCAGACGCGAGTCGACGACATGATGATCGAACACAGGTACGGAAATCGTGATCGATTTGCAGTGCGACTTAGCCTTGAAGAAGCACTTATAAACGCCATGAAACACGGCAATTCTTTTGATGCACAGAAAACCGTGCGGCTGCAATGCGTGGTCACACCGGTCCGCCTGGTGGTGGAAGTGGAAGACGAAGGCCTGGGATTCAACCCCAGCGAAGTTCCCGATCCGACAACGCCCAAAGGAGTGGGCCGCTTCCACGGCCGCGGGCTGTACCTGATGCGAAACTACATGACCCGCGTTTTGCATTCGAACGGTGGCCGCTTGGTCGTGATGGAGAAAGTCCGATCATCGAAAAAAGTCTGA
- a CDS encoding DoxX family protein, producing the protein MTDSLQITSDSTGNVEKNAAARPSLAIGLLILRVSMGGLMLVHGVPKLMGFSKMSGKFPDPLGMGSQLSLISAIGAEVGCALLVIVGLGTRVAAIPLAFTMFVALFIVHGADPWKMRELAAVYLCGYLALIFTGPGCFSLDQLIVSKRQQS; encoded by the coding sequence ATGACCGATTCGCTGCAGATAACTTCAGACTCAACTGGTAACGTGGAAAAGAACGCTGCCGCTCGCCCATCGCTGGCCATTGGATTGCTTATTCTCCGCGTCTCGATGGGCGGCCTGATGCTGGTGCATGGCGTGCCTAAATTGATGGGGTTCAGCAAGATGTCCGGCAAGTTTCCAGACCCGTTGGGAATGGGCAGTCAACTGAGTCTGATTTCCGCAATCGGCGCCGAGGTTGGTTGTGCGTTGCTGGTGATCGTCGGCCTCGGAACGCGAGTGGCCGCAATTCCACTGGCATTCACCATGTTTGTGGCTTTGTTCATCGTCCACGGTGCAGATCCGTGGAAGATGAGGGAACTCGCAGCCGTCTATCTCTGCGGTTACCTGGCACTCATCTTCACTGGCCCGGGATGTTTTTCACTCGACCAGCTTATCGTGTCAAAGCGGCAACAAAGTTAG